A stretch of DNA from Allomeiothermus silvanus DSM 9946:
ATGTTTCAGGCACATCCTTTAGGCGTAGGGGATATTATCCTGGCCTTGACCTTGGCTGCCTTGGCTTTCGGGACCATGGTTTCGTGGGCCTTTTACGGCGAGGAGGCAGCCAGTTACCTTTTTGGGGAGGGGATACGCTGGCCTTACCGGATTACTTTTGTGGTGATAGCCTTCGTCGCCCCCATTGGTGGCTTCAATGCTTTTATCGATATCTCCGATACCCTCAACGGGTTTATGGCTATCCCCAACCTGCTAGCTTTGCTGCTGCTGGCTCCGCTGGTTGCCCGGTTGGTGCGGGAGTTCTTCCAGGGTGAACCGTGGCGGGTTCCTGAGGATTGAGTGCTGCGCCCTAAACCCCCTTAGGCATCCGCTGGGGGCACTGGGGCACACAGTAGGTTGGTCGCTACGTTTTAGACTCTCTTTGTGGATGAAGCGTATAAACGGGTGGTAGTTGGTCTATCTGGGGCTTCGGGGATGCCGTATGCGCTCGATTTGCTACACACCCTGCGCCGGATTCCTCACCTACAGATTCACCTGGTCATGACCCAGGGGGCCAAGCGGGTGTTGGTCGAGGAAGCCGAGACCACCGTGGAGGCCGTGGAGGCTTTGGCTCATGCCGTTCACCGCTCCCCTGACCTGGGCGCTCCGATTGCCTCGGGCAGCTTTCGCACGGTGGGGATGGTAGTCATACCCTGTAGTGCCACCACCCTTGCCAAGATCGCCTGGGGGCTGGCGGACAACCTGCTGACCCGTGCGGCCTACGTCACCCTCAAAGAGCGACGCCCGCTGATCCTGGTGCCCCGCGAGGCCCCCCTGCCATTGCCGAGCCTCGAGGCCATGGTCAAGGCGGCCCAAGCCGGGGCCACCATCCTCCCGGCCAGCCCCGGCTTCTACCACAAACCCCAAAACATCGAGGACCTGTTGGGGTTTATCACCCAGCGGATCTTGGACTTGCTAGATATTCCGTATCCGCGCTCGGCCCGCTGGAAGGACGAAGGGTAGGGCATAGGCCCGTCACCCGCCTAGCGCAGGAAG
This window harbors:
- a CDS encoding UbiX family flavin prenyltransferase, coding for MDEAYKRVVVGLSGASGMPYALDLLHTLRRIPHLQIHLVMTQGAKRVLVEEAETTVEAVEALAHAVHRSPDLGAPIASGSFRTVGMVVIPCSATTLAKIAWGLADNLLTRAAYVTLKERRPLILVPREAPLPLPSLEAMVKAAQAGATILPASPGFYHKPQNIEDLLGFITQRILDLLDIPYPRSARWKDEG